In the Glycine max cultivar Williams 82 chromosome 19, Glycine_max_v4.0, whole genome shotgun sequence genome, TCTTGGAGACTTCCAATACACCCTTGAAGAATGTCCAAATACAAGgaattgcaatagaaaaaattcagcactcaattgttctattacaacaaatttaacaaaccaattaaggtcttcaaatttgttttcaatgctcgtttgttttctcaagtgtttAACTCAAAATTTGGTGAGGCTTTGGTTGCTTTAAATCCAATGGTGCTCCTAGGATGGTTAACCTCCAAGACTAAAAAATCTTCCTTCAAGCAATGCACCTatttcctcttccaatccttattgtgggcaacacttaaacacaaaaaaggagaagacaagcaagaaaccaaaagatgaaaagaaagataaaccaaaaggaaatttaacatGACATTAATTCCATGAGATTcaaggaaaataaagcaaaaggacaacaccacaagccaaggtggaacacgaaggaagtcctagaatgacactagattagattgacaattaaaaacaagactaaaagaaaaattctagttatgtcaatttggaaacacatctaaaagatgaaaaactccAAGAAGTCAAATAGGCTTGTAATGcaactcaaaataatgaacaatttcgaagcaaatcaagcatacacatttttgttgttgttctggACTTGTATTTTGACGttaatctttatcatcttttcttgctcatttatttttcttttttgttcattctttttccattgtttttGTCCAGATGTCTTTTTTATCTAGTTAAAATTTCATCTCAATACTCGAAGTATTCAAGCCATAGCAGAGTTAAGAAGACAATGTGCCAGAACTAACAACAACcagaatttcaacctagaaatcaagagtaatgtttatgttgcttaaggcttggatagttacaatttgtgtttgcttatgctcaattgtcttggataacacaattcaagagagcttaagacttattttgattcacaaatccagccacaactcaacaccgcaactcaatttcttcataggcatcatataggaaacttagaaataaaaaaaaaagttcaacaacaagactacttctaggaattgatttaaaaaatgttatgaactaaataacatggatgaattagactcaaagttcaaatgataggctaagaatttcaagaatacatgaaaaaatgtatctataattcaatcaacaaaatcaaaattcaacacaaacttagaacgtaatgtgacaattattatgactaaacatgactctaagacaacatgaatgaagtgatttacacttagatttttgtgttttcttttctagtcaatattttgcaagaaaattgagatctaaaggttcaacaaaagaagattATGACAAAAAACGTTagagcctaaaatcaacacaaaatgattgaagagtagatctataagatttgaaccatagaaatgcaagaacaaatgtagatctaagatttaatcggtttatttttttgagtctactctaaacaacaccaaaccacaagacaatggaagACATACATGGAAAAGACAATgaagaacaagaaattaaagtgaattgaccaaacTAAAGATAcatgaagcaaaagaacatcacctagatgaagatgctcttgataccacatgatgtagctccatgtatagcttgtaggccttggatcttgtttatcaatggagtcctttgcttcttgaagatcaatagcagcagaatggagaaggagggaaggtgattggagacaccacttcaaggagaagatgagtcaagaacaagctcaccaccataggaagacatggataagagcttgaaggtaggagaagatggatggagggagagggagagaaagggGCACAAAATTTATGgctcaaatgaggtctaaactttgaagtgtaatttctcaaatgatcaaagttgaaaaaatgcacacataaggcctctatttatagcctaagtgtcacataaaattggaggaaaatttgaatttctattcaaatttcacttgaatttgaatttgaatttgtggagtcaaatttggagccaaaattttactaattatgattagtgaatttcagctattgTTCAGCCCAccaatccaagatcaagtccaagattcttcactaagtgtggttaggtgtcatgaggcatgtataacatgaaggacatgcactaaatgtgattatatgatgtgacaatgaggtgtagaaagcaaatactcacctcccccttaggctggtccaaaatttaattggattgggcttctcctaattcaattaaatttctctcctaacacacacatcaaatagtgcacttaatgcatctaaaattataaaactacccctaatacaaaaactagtgtaggtgccctaaaatataagggatgaaaaatcctacattcctagggtaccctccttacactatagagccctaaatacaagacccataAATAATGAAGCCCTAATCTaacatgtacaaagataagtgggctcatacttagcctatgggcccaaaatctaccctaaggctcataagaaccctagggccttctcctgcatctctggtccaatcttcttggagtcttttatccaatgcccttggggggtaggattgcatcagagtGCAAGGTAATTTTCACTAGGAGACAGAGGAGGAAGAATGccgagaaagaaaagagagctGAGGGATTATTGGAGGATGTGAGTAATGAGGAAGGAGAGAATAATAAGAGAGAAGAGGGtgatgaagagaaagaagagagcaagGAGAGGGGTGAAAAGGTCTTACCCACTAAGACCAAGAGTCAATTAGCAAGGGAGGCTAGGAGGGAGACACCCGCAGCCCCAGTAAAGGACACCCCTTATCCTTTGGTGCCATCAAAGAAAGAGAGGGAGCACTACTTTGCTCGCTTCATCGGCATATTCAAGAAGCTGGAAATCACCATACCCTTCGGAGAGGCCTTACAGCAAATGCCCATGTATACAAAATTTCTAAAGGACCTGCTTACAAAGAAAGGGAAATATATCAATAATGAGAGCATcatggtggaaggaaattgtagtgctgtGATCCAGAGAATTCTACCACAGAAGTTCAAAGACCTAGAGAGTGTAACCATCCCATGTTCTATTGGGGAGGTGTCAGTGGGTAAAGCTCTCCTTGATCTGGGGCAAGCATTAATCTAATGTCCATATCTATGTGTTGGAGGATTGGAAATTTGAAGATTGCTTCCACTAGAATGATGCTTCAACTAGCAGGCCATTCGGTCACCAGACCATATGGTGTAGTTGAAGACGTCCTTGTCAAGGTTTGCCAATTCACTTTTCCAGTGGACTTTGTGATAATGGATATAGAAGAGGATTCTAATATTCCTTTAATATTAGGCCATCCATTCATGCTTATTGAAAAATGTGTTGTGGACATGGAGAATGAAAACTTGGAGATGATTGTGGAGGACCAAAAAGCCACCTTCAACTTGTTTGAGGCAATAAAGCATCCTAGTGATAACAAAACCTGCTTTAAGGTGGAGGCAATTGAGCAAGAAGTTGACCTTGATGGTTGGCACCTGAAGTTGGTGTTTCTAGAACAAGATGAAGTCAAACCAGTTGTGAATCCAGTAGCCCCTTCCATTGTCCTCCCGGGACCAAGGCGAGTCAAGGCTCGAACCACTCCAGATGCTCCACCAGCTCCACCTTCGGTAATCCCTCCTCCAACCACCTCTTCTATAGCCAGCAAGCCTTTTTCCTCGTCTTCCCAGCAAGAGCATCTAGTCCAGATGATGCAGAGCCTCCATCATGGCCATTGCCTCGTCACCCAAAACCTGCACCAGCTATCCATTCACCTTTCTATGGAGGCTCCATTGATGACGCCAAAGGCTTTTCTACAAAAGGTTGCCTGACCAGGAGTCCAACCCTCTTCTGTATGGGGGTAACACCTCTGGCGTGGGTGGCGATGGAGCTTATGATGATTATGTTGTAGACATTACAGCTACTCAAGAAGCTTGGGATCCAGGGCGCACACAAGATTGAGGCCCATTTTGATaaggatttttctttatttgtctttatttattttgttttgttttcatttttgcttattttattttattttcattttaatttcttgcatTTAAGACAATTTAATTTCAGCAGTTTAATTTCAGTAGTTTAAATTCAtctacttagccaaaaagccatAATGTGAATGAATGCATCCCTTGCACCCTTTTTGAGCCTAATGTAACATTTTTATCATTGGAACCCAAGCCCAAAATGTGATATTTACTAACTACCctttcttaggttgtaggagagtacTCATGGATTtagacaaatttgtcccaaatttgggggaatgTTTTTGGGTGATTTTCTAttgcaagaaaataaatatacaccACAAGTTAAATTGagttagaaaatataatattactcCAACCTAGTATGAATGTTTTACatttgcagaaaaaaaaagaaaaaaaaaagaagatttaaagaataaaagctAGGGTAaaccatcatcaaagaaaataaaggtgCTAAAAAGAGTAGCAAAGCAATAAGGTTGGTGTTGTGAACAATTCTAAGTTGTGGTTTGAAAATAATTTGGGggaatgaatgctctcctagatcCTAACCTTTGATTCCtagaaaaatcatgatttctttgttagcccaaccacgttacaagcctaaTAAAGTTCTTAGTGATCCACATTGTGCATGTATGATAGCATTGATTGAGATGATgtgaaaaattagaattttactATTTAGTTGTTATAATTGAAACACTTTTACCGATATACTTGTGGGATTGAGAGAAACACTAGCCTTGTGAGGACTGAAGTTGGTGATTATTCCTTGTGATCAGTCATTCTTGCTAACCATTTCATTTGAAGTTCATCTTGTTCTACTCCTTTCATGAACTTATGACAACTGTGAACTTGAGAATTGGCCAATGAAGCTTTTTGGAATATATGTAGTTATCTCATGAATTGTGATTGGTAAACTCTGAAAATTTtccttttgcttgaggacaagtaaagatttaaatttgggggagtttgataactgttaattatgagtatattttagggttaaattatataggaatttgcattttttctctcctaattttttcattttgagtaaataattattaaattgacatcatttaattttttgtgcagagaatattaaaagtgatgaatttatgatgctgAGTAAGCAAAATAAAGCCCAGGAAAAcgagctaattaaggaaagcaagCTAATAGAGGAAAATaggactaattaaggaaaaaagacTAATTGAGAAAAGCagggctaattaaggaaaaaagacTAATCGAGGAAAGcatgactaattaaggaaagaagaataattaaggaaaaaatgactaattaaggaaagtaaagcCGGACTTAGCGCAAGAAGCTCACTAATatgcacctataaaagaagaagagagaagaaggaaaagacacacataaattgcaagagaatacaattccttatagaaggaaaaggctagaagaaggagaagcaagcAATATGAGTCATTTCTtccctccattccctttcttatcttttccccctttactaaatattccCTCTTGCAATTTTAAATCCTCCATGACAATGAGAGTCTAAAACCccctttgttgggaacttggtcgccaactactcttgatgtaatttctcttcctatctattcatgaatattacatttgcattatcttttcctgtgcttaatattattgcttgtggcttgatcacccatttgcatggtaagttttaggggtaacattggaaaattttattttctaatagaactgggaaatgatatctaaataaagtcatcgcTAGGGATAGGTTGATTTTTGTTTAGCCTATTATACATatctattcttaatgcaatttactattttagttctgcaaaggaatttgggagagaaaatagataaattaggctctttcatgccggggaccaaagttagagtatattagtagatgcaggtgtaaattggaatgtttataaatagaaaaaaataattaacattatatCAAGGAGTAGCTctgtgatgtgccattattttctcctatttcttaaccatttttgcaccattttaattactgattaatcttaattgtcaaattaattagacagttttattatttggcccattcaactaatttgatgtttttaatccaatttcaggaattaatgaaacattgggcttgaatccaaaattgggcttggacttgaagagggcagactattttattctacaaaattttatcttatctagactttatcttatctagatattatttagatttgatctcatctagatattatttcatctagatcttatcttatctagatttgatttgattttatttatgggcttggatttaaaacagatttgtaagctttggggctggaaaactatataacaacaccaaggttctagtttagccctctcttctctttctccttttttttttcgtttttgcaattccagttctgacttttcgttttagcaataaaatttcgttcttcaatctataatttcgttctctattgattaatggaaggctaagtccccaacgttgttttctcttgaggatcaagcacagttctctgtgaggttctattattactgttaaattctattcagtttttcctcttcactaattactctaaattttttgctattaattcatgcatggttagtgcttgattaattgtctctgcgcttaatttacgttcatgcttaatgatcgtttatgagtaattggtgtatgtgttgcttaatcacataataaatgccttatgttaaatttcgcttagtaatttaatttagggttggattaagtggttgaactgaataaggataaactctcgtaacctaggataagagacttgcttatgaatcaaggggaagcaacatgttttaattatgatattttctaattcacatctattcgctgtttaatttataaaagcaaacaaccccccccccccattcattactattttcctactatttgttatgaacatttggtgtatcattgctcgttgggaaacgacctaggatcgcTTCTTAGTTACTAcgttttaatgtttatttgattcgggtacgacctcgatcactctggtaggctaagttcccaacattctcatcttttgaatttccttctacaataacattggattttctcatcatttttgtctttaattaatcaatttaaattcttgtttaatttctcttcttgtttgatttaattttttttcaatttaaattactatttttctacAAATTTTCCAAATCTTCTTAATCAAATATTCATCTacataagtacaaacaaagtccctgtggataCGATACTTAGACTTccgttttaactttactacttgggacGAATTGGTGCACTTACCAATCCATCAACAGTGTTCACCACTACTAAAAGCCTTTTTTACAATGTAGTTTCGACTACGGTTGTTAGAGAACcatcataaataataaagcGATagcattttcataaattttagctTCTAAAACGAAGGCAATTTTTCAAAACTGTCTTCAAATGATCTCTTTGACGACGATTACTTATACAACTATCTTAGAATGAAGTGTATGAAAAAACCAATggaatttagaaattaattggAAACTATTTAAGACAATTTTAAGCTACAACCGTCTTCGAATGCAGGGAGACAAAGACAGTTTTTGAGCATCATCTTTAACTTTAAAGATACAATAATTAACTTGTGTCCTCTCACCCTCATCACTGTTGTTGAATCATCCCTCATTGTCGTGCTCACTGTTGTTTTGTAATCCCTCATTTTAGGTCGCATATTGCTCTTACTCAAGCTCCCGTCGTGGCCTCAGTCTAGCTGTCGCTGTGGGCTCACTTTTGCTCGCGCTGTGGAGTCACTATAGCTCGCATGCACCGTGCCCTTATTGTAGCTTGTGCCCTAACCTCACCGTCGTGCTGTTGACTCTGCCACCACCTACAAGTCAGTGTTACTCTTACATTGGTCACTGTCATTGTTCGATGAGGTTCCCTTGCTCTTTCCTTATGTGGTCATGAAAAATATCTTCTAAAATAAATGCTAGCATTCCTTGTGTATTTAGGGATTCATAGTCATTTAGGACTTACTGAATCTCCCTAGGTAAATGTTTTTGTCTTTTGCAACTCTGCGTATGTTGGATTGCCGTGTTCCATGTTTGTGGTGCCTGAATGACCTTGTGACCTTGAAAATGAAGTATGACTATTattgctaataaaaaaaaggggtaGGAGAACCACACAAACCTTGTGACCTCTTTGTATATTCGAGTGGTCACCAAATCGATCTATACCAACTGCAGAATAGAAACTGTAGATGCAGAACATTTATATGCTACAATTAtagtgaataataataattaagagctaagaaaaaaattatctcaattTCCGCATGCTTATGAGGTCTTGATTCAATAGTATTTctatatgtttttgttattttgatatTGTATCTTgcttgattctttttcttttacctgTGCTACTGTTGTTCTGAAAAGTGTACCTTAATGGGAGactatgtcaaattttattCTTGATTTTGCCCTTAGTCATGTTCATTTGCTATATTATGACGCTATAACCATCCTTGTGTGTTTATCaacttaaaaatttagtttcccTCACACTAACACTCTCGGTCTCCACTGCACAAGGGAATGAGAGAACATTATCTTGCTTTATTCTGtaactctttctttcttttattttgaaactttatCTGTAATCAAGCTATTTAACCCCCATAAAGCCTTAGTCAAGCAAAAGACCAACAACCATGCATTCCTTTTTACCATTTTCGGTCCAGTCACATAATAAGaggacaaattttattttaaatcaatattCTAGTAAAGTAAAATTTGGTTATTTAGCCTATTGCAATTCGGTTTTTGGTAAATTGCGGGAGTAAGAGAGTTTAATTGTTATAGGCTTTACATGAATACAATATATATAGCTTACAGAACTCACTTCATTAGGCCTTAATTGAAAGAACTATGAATAATGAATATGATAATATTCAGAAACAATTTTTATCCTTTACTGGTCACGGCTTCAAATGGCTAACACCATAAGTTTTAATACACAAAGTTAAAGTTTCTtatgtattattttctttcaatactttcaaatttcatgaaggaaaattaaaatggatgtaGTCTTATCCActaaaaagagaaggaaagaatGACAAATTTGGATTAACTAACTTATCACCTGATTCTAATACTAAGAAATgggttttaaaaacaaaaattgattttatttttcttcaagttATAAGTCTCGGCTttgaagggaaagaaaagaaagatgattaaattttgtatttataacgCCAAcacttaatttatcatttagaattatttgaaataaaaattgttgtttCTTTCTTAGAAACTCACGGGTTTAAGAGACTGATAGATACTGCAtgcaattttaaatataaagttggaatgaaaaatgtttgcaaatttatttctaaaagtgTGTTTGgaatgagaaattttaaattctaagaattttaaatatttcaattgaaatttttttattttcaaaattttatgtttggatgaaaaaagttaaaattatgagggtgaaaaaaatgaataaaaaaaataaaagatatgatTGATGTGCTAATTATACGTGTTCCTCTACGCTCAGACCCGTCTCATAcgatgtttcttgaagaagacggtaagaaagagaattttaatttcccaccttttagaaataaattgaaattccagatttttagtggtttaaaattctgttttaaaattctaaaattttaaattcttcacaaaaaaaacatccaaacaatgaattctaaattacaaaaattcaaattctttccttagttaaaattctctattcaAACATACtaaaggaaaatattttctttcggTGTACAAAGttcttttagaattttttttaaaagaaatccgGAGTATGCTCCGTGCATGGTTGCAATTCCATCTGGTCTATCACAAAAAGGATTTTCTTATTACGAGCTTTTAAAACTTAGTCTATGAAAAACTGAGTATGCTATGTGGTTGTGATCGAATTAACTTTGATCCTTGGCTACGGCTTTGAGGACTGTAGAGTCTGGTGATCCACGATATGATGAGCTGCAAAGAAGAATGTAAACTATGGTTGTTCATGTGAATGATTGTAGTCATGCCAACAGAGAAGCATGAGTACGCATATTCTGATTTTGTATAGATTTCCTTTTTGCTGTTTGAGGTACCCTTCAAGCCTTCTGCATGAAACTTTCTTCTTTTAACCTCTTAGGGAAACTTTGATCATCTTTGAGTCTatgctccttccttcctttgttAACAACTTACACTTTGTAGTGTACAGAGAAAGTGGGTGTGTGTGCGGAAATATTGTACAGTTAGTTTGAGTGACTGGCAGTCGTCACTCTTTGGCATTGTGTGAACATTAAGTTTATACAACAAAGCACTCTGTTTGATGTGGAAGTTGGCTTCATCCtcagtgaaataaaatatttgtctcAATTTCTTGTCCACAGTGACGCATACCACAGGGCTTGATTTTACTATGGTTATCGTATTTTCCATCTTCTTTGAATAATTGTCAACCCTGTAAAATAATATTGACTGCCATGCAAAATTACTTGCAAATTTTAAACGtttgaaaaggagaaaaaaaaaaggagaaacacGTGCAGTAAATCCTTGTCAAGAGACATAATAAAACCAACCATATGCTTACACCTAAGAATTTTGCTTTTGGAGAGTTGGTTCATGAAATGATATTAGAACCTTCTTCACCAAGTGGTGACAAGTTTGATCCTTCCTGGCCCCGAATTCTtctaaataaaagattaatttggGCACATGGTAAAAATGAGCCAGTGCATTGTTCATCAAGGCCAAAGGCTTTTGCATGGGGCTGTGTTTAATATCTGATAATAAAACCATTCAACTACTTACACCTAAAACCTTAAGCTTTTAAGACAGTTGATTCATGACAATCCTGAAAGGTGACGAAGTTTGCAATAACTTTTGGTTTAaggtaaaacaaaataaaggacaTATTAAACCCAATGATAGACTAAAGTTGAGACAAGAAAGAAATATAAGGTTATGCTTTGTAAAATAATGTATTAGGCCAACAGTTGTCTACGGAACCATAAATGGTgctaaaatatgtatttaagtAGAACATAAGTTGTAGACAATTGAACTACGTGAAGGACCCTGAACATGTGAAAATCATCTGGATTCAAGAAAATCACCAAAAGCCTGATCTGCAACCAgatataaaaactgaaattcaaTAACTTTGTTAATGAATAAACATGTGTCAAGttagcataaaaaaatatgggaTGCAATAATGATGACCATAAG is a window encoding:
- the LOC102667412 gene encoding uncharacterized protein, producing the protein MHIGGCNICGRAHESGMCIVQDDVSQEVNDMTNPDHQGFHQGGPPGHNLGGNFSQGQGWRSHHGNNFNINQGVSSNRPPNQGPDLYDKTTKLEDTLHQFMYVSLSNHKSIEFAIKNLEVLVGQLAKQLAETSTNSFAANTEKNPKEIASECKVIFTRRQRRKNAEKEKRAEGLLEDVSNEEGENNKREEGDEEKEESKERGEKVLPTKTKSQLAREARRETPAAPVKDTPYPLVPSKKEREHYFARFIGIFKKLEITIPFGEALQQMPMYTKFLKDLLTKKGKYINNESIMVEGNCSAVIQRILPQKFKDLESVTIPCSIGEVSVGKALLDLGQALI